Genomic segment of Gasterosteus aculeatus chromosome 4, fGasAcu3.hap1.1, whole genome shotgun sequence:
CGGAGAGGACGGGACAGAATTGATATTAAATAGTTCCAGATTTGGTTTAGATTTCCAGGCCTGATTCACGGCGGACATCATGCAGGACGTCAGACACGTTGGAGCGGCTCCTATGCTCCTTATCACGTCTTGTCCAGACGGATGAAAACAAAGCGCCCGTCACCCTCATCGTCCTGTTTGGGGATTTGAAAGGTGTTTTATCCACAACCCGTTTATTTTGTTAAACCTGTATTGAGTGTTTTAGCTGTAGCACTCAGCTCGTCACCGTTGAGCGCAGCCGACACATTAGTTGTCATTGTGCAAGTTTAGTCTTAGTAGCTGTTGTAGTTCCAGCATCTGTAGGATTTAGTGTATGCGAGAAAGCTCAAATCTTTCACACAAATCTTAATACCATCACGGCGAGCAGTTTAGTCTCCCACTTATTTGCAGCGACAGTGAGATTGATACAAAAATCTTAAAGCTCCATTCTTGAAAAGACTAAAGCATTTTCACACTCTGATTTTAACTCGTTAACGATGTTGTGCAGCATTAAGATCATCTTCAATGTAAAGAGTAGATGCAAGACGTGCTGCACAAGCTGAAGTCTCCCAAGAGCCTCACAGAGAGACGAGCGCCTCGCTGGCTCTGCAGACAGACGGCGTTTCAGAGATGGATCCTGATCCGCAGCCTGCAGGCACACGGGTCGATCCGCCACACCTCTGCTTATTAATCTACATCGCATGTGGGACACAGGACATCGTTTTTCTCTCCATTTAATTAGAGGCATGATGACCACACATTTATTCAAGCAGACAATATGTTGACCGCTGACGTCAACCTGTTTGGGATCACAATGTTGTCAATTCATATACACATGTTTGGTTGCGTGTTGTGATCCGTTTCATCAATGAGTTCACTTAAATTTCAGACAACCAACTCCAGGACTCTCGCCGGCGAAAAGACCAAGATCAGGAAGGGTGATGGTGATTAATGTGCAAGCACATTTGTCAAAGTTGTCTGCAGTTGATTGGTTAGGAAGTGGCCTCGGAAGGTGGAGGAAACAAACTGATTGACTGCTTCGTTTGGGTGCATCTGCGCTGACATGAGCGAGGAAGGTGGAGGCGGCCTTCCGGGTCGAATGTCTGGAATCTTAATTTAATTTGCGTTGTTCATCTGTCGGAGTGACTGCTGCGGACTCTCACTCAGCCTCGTGATTAAATAAAACGACTCCCCACCCCCCGCCACGCAGAGAGACTCTCGCAGCCGGGCCTGGATGTGATGCAGCACGATGTGTCTTGTTTCACCTCCGTGCCACCCAGGTGCTTCGCTCTGAGGGAAATGAGGCAGTGCAGATGGGTTCACTCGGGCCCCGCAGACACCTGATTGATGCAAACcgctgttctcttttttttttttttttttttttgtttgttgatccCACAGAGCATCTCATAAATCACCCGGTGCAGCCGTCTGCAGGAACCACAGGGATCAATATGCAAACGTACTCGAAAAAAAGAATAACTTCATTTGCACTTATGCAAGAGTTCTGCAGGAGTCTGGTTGCTTTTTCGCTGAATGCATGCGGCAGTGGCAGTCAGCACATTTTCCCATTTCCTGTCCGGGTACATGCTGAACCACTATCTGTCCCCCAAGCTTCTTCTCTGTCTATTCGGAATCGGTGGAGCATCAaacgcatgcatgcacacatacacacgcgcacgcacacacagctaaCAACCTTCGAAAGCCATCACTGTGATGaaaattggagaaaaaaaacgttcaaagataatccagctgctgcagaaggGCAAACCAATTAATTTGATGTAGTTATTTTGTCCATTTTCCTGATGATCAATGTGGTTAGAGGGACGAAAGTGACAGTTGATGATAATCTTTAATATTTAGATACGGTTTAGCATCAGATCGTATTTTTTCTGCTATTTTGTTTATGACCATAGGCAGGATCCTGCCGTTCCACAGCATATTTTTCCTGCACATCCCAGCAAAGGGAACTGCAAACGGAGCTTGAGACTTTTGTCATTGACTAATCTCACCACATTACATCCACATCCTGGCTCCGGCTCACGTAACCAGAGGGGCCGGAGCCAGGATGTGGACGACAAGTGCTGCAAGCCAGCTAGAGACTACCAGGTCTTCAGGGAAATCAgccccagaatgcttagagatgGGGGGGAAAGTGGCCTAttagtcagagagagagaggactgtGTGGGCTCCGTATGGACACCTAGAGGGAgtgaaaggggaagaaaaacatcAGAGCATAAGTGTTTTAACTCGCTTTTAAAGGTGAACACAGAAAAACCTTCAAGTGTGAAAACAGACCTTTGAGCACTCTGTGCATGCATAATTCCGCACAGTAAAGGTCAAACATCTACATGAATAGGACATTTtgagtgttgggggggggggggggctttactAGAATAATAAAAGCTAATGTAGAACACAACTAGCCTGCTAGTATCTGATAAAAATCTGTAGTCAATGTTCTcgaagagaaaaacagaaaacccctgTTGGGTATTCACTAGATGTCACTGTTAAGCCATCCTTCAGTGAGACGACGACTGACTGCAGAGTGTCtccaaaaaaaaatgcattcaaatgaaatgcaacCCCAGTTCTAAATCAGCGGCTTGGTTATAATGAGATCCCGCATATTTACAATTGGGGACAGTTTGATTTTCAGTCCACTGTGTTTATTTcaagaagaaaatgaatgttAAATGAATGTTGGCACCTGGTTCGGTGGTTGTAATCCGTCTGTGGCAGGCTTACTAAAGGAATGTTTGAATACATAAAGTACAGTACAAAGTCCAAAAAAACGAGACACCCTTTAATGGATCCTGTTGGctcatgtgtttattttaatacatcCATTTCAACGAAAGTTTCAGTAAGATGCTTCGACATCTTTACGCATATGCGGTAAAGGACGTCGACTGACCAACTCCCACTGGTCACGCAGGACGGGGGATCACGCCGGAGGCGCGTCACCGGGCGTGGGCGTGGCCAGTCGGGGAGTATTACCGTGCATCCTCCGTTACGTTGCAGCAGAGTCTGACACGCGAGCGGAACGCGGAGACTGAACAGCTGACCGCCTCACGCGAATCGGACCCACGAGTGATGGAAATCTCGGAGGTGGTCTTATTCTGCGTCCTCTTCACTCACTACTTTGGCACCGTGCTCTTCATCTCGTGGCTTTTCGTCGCCGGGACGCCCACCGAAATCTCCAACTATGGATTGCCTAATTGAAGTTGGGCCACCTGATCCCGTTTGCGCCAGGACGAGCGGACTGAACTAGGGCACGACATATGTCGCTATGGTCAATTCGGCCAATCGTGCATATCCTACTCAGAGAGCAAGTGCCAAAGTGCGCAATCTTAATCTGAGGAAATCCCTTCTATTTGCGCGTGAAGGTAACGTCTCCATTCAACGCCGCGTAAAAATGCCCGTCGCTATGTTTTAGTGGTTGTTGGAAAGATCCGCAGTTAGCGTAGAGGCTGTTTCTGTGAGGCTGCTTCTTTGTTGCTGCCTGCATCGAGGTGAGCGCAGcggtcagttttttttgttttgatgttgttgttgttgcgcgcaCACCACAGATCAGCCGCTCCATCACCGAGGACCGGACATCTGTGACCAGCAACAGGCCTGACCAGACCACCCTGAGAAGAAATCCCATTTAAACTTTCACTACAACTGAGTGAGTTGTTAAAAGCTGCACGGGAGTTGACCTGGGAGGCAAGAATAAGCTATGGCTTTACCCGATAGTGGCATATCTGGGGAGGAGGTTCCCTTCCCAGAGATCGTAGAGCTCAATGTTGGTGGCCAGGTGTACATAACCCGCTTTTCTACCCTCACGAGTGTGCCACACTCCCTGCTGTGGGAGATGTTTAGTAGAAAGTCAGCCAAAGGACTGGCCAGGGACACAAAGGGACGCTTCTTCGTGGACCGCGACGGTTTCCTGTTCCGCTACATCCTGGACTACATGCGGGACCAGCAGCTGGTTCTACCAGACCACTTTCCTGAGCGCGGGCGACTGCAAAGGGAGGCTGAGTTCTTCAACCTCCCAGAGCTCGTCAAGCTACTGGCGCCCAAAATCAGCAAGCAGAACTCGCTTGGCGACGAGGGATGTCAGAGCGACCCAGACGACTCCTCACCTGGGATTGACACGGCCCGTAACCTGGGCTCCCTGGGCGCTTCAGCCGCCGCCTGCACCAGCATGATGCCCGGCGCCATGGACGGCAAGCGGTCCGGGTTCATCACCATTGGTTACCGAGGCTCATACACCCTGGGTCGTGACAGCCAGACCGATGCCAAATTCCGCCGGGTGGCGCGGATCATGGTGTGTGGGAAGACCTCTCTGGCCAAAGAGGTGTTTGGGGATACCCTCAACGAGAGTCGTGACCCGGACCGCCCTCCCGAGCGCTACACGTCCCGCTACTATCTCAAGTTCACCTTTCTGGAGCAGGCTTTTGACAAGCTGTCTGACGCAGGCTTCCACATGGTGGCCTGTAATTCCACAGGGACCTGCGCCTTTGCCCATGAGCAGACGGACGACAAGATCTGGACCAGCTACACTGAATATGTGTTCTACCGTGAGTGAGACTATCGGCTTTGTTCCCCtggtccccccccaccctgtctCCAAGTGCTCCCCCAGCCACCCCGTCCTCCTCAATCGGATGGCTCCTGCACCAGTCGATGTATAGCGTAGATGTTGTGCCCCTCCATctttctccgcctcctcttcagCTTTTATCCAATGAGCGGTACCCAACCGCTGATCTGACTCTGCAGCTCCCGCCCCCTGTGCACCCCAGATCCATTCCCCTCATCATCAGGTCCAGCTTTTGCCCTCCCTAAAACTACCGCTGCATCTAGTTGTAGTCCCCGGTCCTCGACCACGCCAACCCCACAGCCATTCCTGCAGAGACTGATACCGTCTATGTACGTCCCCCCCCCGTTTTGTACTCTGTATCCTGCATCTTTCTTGGTGAAGCACAAAACTGTATCCACGAGCTAACTTTGTTAAATAAGCACCCGATGTGTCTACATGACAATTAAAGCAGTCACAAGGGCATAAGGTAAAGGGCTAAAAAGTGGCCACGATGTCAAGTGCTATACTTTGCCTGCTCGCCCGAGCAGATCGgactctcctctgctcctctgaacTAACTTACCAAATAATTGGACGTCTTATCAGCCTTGAGGGATGCGAGCAGTCCAAGCACAAGAAAGAAGTGTGCCACAGAGAATCAATTCTTCTTCAGTTTTCCTAAATGTGTCCAGCACCATGCGGTGGTGACCGTGCCATACAGGAGTAATCTGTTCAGCTGTTGTTATGAGTGAATGAGGTTAACGATGGTACAGCCACACGGACATGGAGGAAAATGCAttgagttttttcatttttaagtggTTGAGTAGATTTTAGGTGTGacgtttctttttcaaaaatacaCTGATTGTTGGTAAAATGAACAGCCAGCAGGCTCTGACGAACAACGACGGAAACTAAAATGTCACCACATaactgacagaaaaaaaaaatagaaaaagaaaaaatcttgCTGGATGAGGTGTGTTTATTGATTGTGCAATAGAGCTTTCAGTATTTTAATAACTCTCGCTGGAAGGGCCGAGCAGATGTTGTTACATCACTCACAGCCCACTGCTCTATTTCTTTTGCTCATTGTGTTGCTTTGACATTTCTTTGctcaattaaatatttaaagcgTTTGCATAGTGAAGCGCTTCTTGAGACCGGCTTAAACCATGACTACGTGTTGTTTCCTCTTCCAAAAAAAATATGGTAGTCACCTATAGCGGATCACGTTTTGAGTGCTCTGTAAACAGTAATGTTATTCTCGATACTGAGTTTGGTATTAGTTTAAGCTGTTGCATATTTGATGGTAGCTCTCACTTACTGTAAGTGAATACCCACAAGAAAGGGTAGGATTACGCTGTAGCCAGCCGAGCACAAGGTTTTTCTCGCCTTTGTAGCAAGGGCGCTGTGAAGGCTGTTTCTAGCACGCGGGTTTGACTTCAGTTATAAAGAAGCGAGTCATGACGGACTGTAATCTCCAGATACAGCCTTAGGACCGGCCTGCACGTCATATAGCCTACCTCAgactacaacacaaacacaaggcaTTTAAGATGCAGCTGAGGACGTGGCAACGGGAAAGATGCATCAAACTTAGATGCTGTCACAGGTTTTTGACGACCGGTTTGAATTTGAGGAAAAGGCCATCGGGGCAGAACAGTGCAGGGTTTCTCCTCAGCTGTCAGGCCCTTGTCCTGGCAGGGCGCCTGACACTGACAATACATGTATTATGAAATGTATTCTAGAAAGTGCAatgttgtgtttcagtgtgCTGAAGTGCTGTTGCATTCTGAGTCAATATGTTAGTGTGTCGCTGCAGCCGTAGACCACTGAAATCAAAAGTGTTCAGCCAAAAGCAAAATTGATTTGTCAAAtaaaagatgtttttctttctatttttgggTTGTATTTTCCATTCATGACGTTTTCTCTGCATTGAATGACGCTCAGTACAAACCAGGAAGAAAGTGGCACATCTTCatcatgctgcagtttgtttttttaatttgcaggAATAATTGAACTCAAGCACAAGTAAACCAAATCAAATTGAAATCTCACTATTTTCCATTCAAGGAAATGTCCCTGCACATAAACTCTACTTATATTAACACTCTACCCTCAGgcatagtctctctctctctctctctctctctctctctctctctctctctctctctctctctctctctctctctctctctctctctctctctctccctcccatctGGTTTCTCCACACCTTAATCCCCCTTTTTATTtctcagcctttttttttcttttctttctagcAGTTGACCAGAAAGACATTTTTCTAACACAGAGCCAGGATGGAAATGAGGACATGCATATGTGAGATAACAGCCTATTTTAAAGCAGCTCACAAAACACTCCTGTTGTTGCCAATAATTGACTTAATTAGTATttctggtaaaaaaataaatcatcttGAAGCAGATGATGCCTAGAAATCCATGACCGTGAAATGCAGGAGTTGCGTACGCTTTGTGACACTCGCTCAGTTTACATCTGttgtcacagaaaaaaatactGCACTTTTATCGACGGACACAAAAGGGAACATCATTTACCCTTGAAACAACAACCGAGCTTATGTTAATGTAGGCGAGGCAGTTTTCTGAAAGGTGTTCTTACCAAGGGGATTATCACATGTTAATTAGCTTAGCATGAGAGCCTCTAAACCTGATCTCAGTCTGGCCTGGATAAAAGCACAGCTGATGAACTTTATGCGGCTTCCTTATTGGAAAAACATTTGTTGCGTTCCCGGGAACGGCAAATCCCCGGAGACAATACCGCGCCCGCAGTGTCTCTCcagtccaaacaaacacagtccCACACAGAGTTCCTCGGTCAGTGTCCTCCAGCACACAGATACAACTCGGGAGCGCAAAGGTCAGTCCTTTGCACAGGCATGAAACACGCCTCGTGGGTGAAGTTTCGGCAGCCGCTCCCACTCTTTACCTTCATGGCTCCACATTCATAGCAGATGTGTGACAAGCAGCACGGAGGCCCACGGGCCAGGCCGTAATATAAAAAAAggctactgtttttttttaaagctctgtTGTGAGACCTGCGGCTGCCTTGCGCGCCAAACAAGAAACCGGTTCTATTTGTGTCTCCCGTGGTGTCCCTGTTCTACCCAGAATCTTACAATAAAGATATTTTACTATGACATTTTGCTTCTCTAtcttttgggaaaaaaaagattccaaacAGCAGATTGCTTTACTTGATTGtagtgggggaaggggggggggtatttaacTGGGAAGGATTTGGTGTTCCCATCTCGTGTATTCCTGAGCAACATGACATGGCTGGTATTCAGAGAGGCGCTGGACCATCCGGACGCACAAAGCCCTCGCTGGGCCGTGCTGCAATGTGTTGGTCTGTGGCCTGTGTGTCAACACTGACCGAGAGATCCAGTTAAACCAGACAGATCCATAGGATTACTCTGTGTGTCTGGGATTAATACTGAGTATGTctcattggtggaaaaaaaaaatctccctccTGTGATTCACGAGTTGTGCCTCAAGTATAATAATGCTGGGTTTCTAGCATCCCTCTTTAAGAATAAATCTTAATAAGAAGGACGAAAGAGAGCGCCAaaaagagtcattttctcaacaTCTTTGACTGGTTTTACTATCAgatgttgctgtttttgttcattCAGAGGCCACCATCTGTGGCTCTGCGCTTGTTTATGTTTTCTCTGCACCGATTCCTTGTCGACCTTTTGGATTTGTGTGTCAGTATATTTTGgctcctgttttcttcttgtgcGGGTGTTTGTGCTTACGTGGATTTTTGGCCCGGGTTAGTGTTGTGAGTGTTTGGGTTGGTATGGGAGCCGAGTGGGTCCAATGAACTCGGAGAAATATGCTGAGCAGGCAGCAGGCCTTTCTAAACACAGACAAGTTGCCGTTCACCAGCCTTTCTTTCGCCCGACTGATGATTCTGTGAGGCTTTCAGACCATAATTGGCTGCCTTCTTTTTTGTTCGTGGATTACGAGGAGGGTCTGGTTTCCTTTTACAATGTAGATAGCGCAGATCATCTCTACTCCTTCACCGGCTGCTCCTTCACCGAGAAGCTCTACCCCTTCAGACCTTAATTGGCTGCCTTCTTTTAACTCGTCTTTGTGtggagttaaaaaaatttaCACAACATCCCTCACGCCCTCTCGTCACCAATATTCAGGATAAGTCCATGCTTGTGTAGAACAGCATCATTGCTGCTAATTACCTGGGAGATGCGTTGGCCGATAAGAGTGTGCAATGGGTGGGTGGAGAGCGCAGGTTACTGCCTGAAGTCTCAGctccatcagtgtgtgtgtgtgtgtgtgtgtgtgcgtgttgtgtgtgaaAACAAGTAAAGAGctttgcatgttttttgttcatttacatgtacacatatGGCCGCTTGAGCCTTACCGTGTTCGTGTTTGTCCTTGACGACGACGTACTACGC
This window contains:
- the kctd12b gene encoding BTB/POZ domain-containing protein KCTD12b isoform X1; translation: MALPDSGISGEEVPFPEIVELNVGGQVYITRFSTLTSVPHSLLWEMFSRKSAKGLARDTKGRFFVDRDGFLFRYILDYMRDQQLVLPDHFPERGRLQREAEFFNLPELVKLLAPKISKQNSLGDEGCQSDPDDSSPGIDTARNLGSLGASAAACTSMMPGAMDGKRSGFITIGYRGSYTLGRDSQTDAKFRRVARIMVCGKTSLAKEVFGDTLNESRDPDRPPERYTSRYYLKFTFLEQAFDKLSDAGFHMVACNSTGTCAFAHEQTDDKIWTSYTEYVFYRGSSVFSEATTSDPSVLTETVTSKLEVAHTESSTVGPITVRTQSLPKTSCFTTLDTQNPLPMDPPPILTPPLPPPPPSAAHWPDIPPLSPQVLPPPLPSSKPSCTSSPSPRPTTLHLKTLPRPTTRENGGPPPRLHREEEEEEEEKKMLEEDLKKCIEDFKKIRLPREFPDRKRHWQSNLLKKYNA
- the kctd12b gene encoding BTB/POZ domain-containing protein KCTD12b isoform X2 produces the protein MALPDSGISGEEVPFPEIVELNVGGQVYITRFSTLTSVPHSLLWEMFSRKSAKGLARDTKGRFFVDRDGFLFRYILDYMRDQQLVLPDHFPERGRLQREAEFFNLPELVKLLAPKISKQNSLGDEGCQSDPDDSSPGIDTARNLGSLGASAAACTSMMPGAMDGKRSGFITIGYRGSYTLGRDSQTDAKFRRVARIMVCGKTSLAKEVFGDTLNESRDPDRPPERYTSRYYLKFTFLEQAFDKLSDAGFHMVACNSTGTCAFAHEQTDDKIWTSYTEYVFYRE